The proteins below come from a single Desulfitobacterium metallireducens DSM 15288 genomic window:
- a CDS encoding glycosyltransferase — protein MKLLLTVHQFFPDYFSGTEVLTFSVAKELLRRGHQVFVLTGFPAKQVIPDVERFDEYDIEGIHVYRFYHSFVPMGDQQVLSEVEYNNHLVASYFVRIIKEIEPDIVHFFHFSRLGTALIDVVKQYGIPAFYTPTDFWAVCPTSQLLLGEGMVCQGPTQNGGNCVKHVAMQTGWKKIASVIRYIPTSAIDAIDSVAKLHLPISFPFKKEIAALSQRKPFNVSRLNALHGIVSPTQLMTKVLVENGVNQKLITQSAYGINIASFNSEPRSYDAQSRITFAFIGTLAPHKGCHVLVNAFSDLNSENARLKIYGNTTDFPDYVTELNQVVENNTNIEFCGTFPNSQIAEIISGIDVLVVPSVWYENTPLVVYSALAGKCPVIASNFPGMSEVISDDWNGLLFKPGDVQMLRACISKLLNAPDLLMKLSRNCERPKSINAYVDELLQLYAQEPIIGENSSFRWQKFESLNTSSANGYITGWAVASSSNPMSIRVYDGDREVGVTTQFLSRQDVRDGFQKTGFNVNTDRLGFTINFTFPVSQSAVILEIKDHCEKTHRLKIARLNAGSSIQYGAREFIGIDQVNFLQDPVEA, from the coding sequence ATGAAATTATTACTAACTGTACATCAATTTTTCCCAGACTATTTTTCAGGAACGGAAGTACTGACCTTCAGTGTTGCAAAAGAGTTATTACGTCGCGGACACCAGGTTTTCGTTCTGACAGGTTTTCCTGCTAAGCAAGTAATCCCTGATGTTGAACGGTTTGATGAATACGATATAGAGGGTATTCATGTGTATCGTTTTTATCATTCCTTCGTTCCGATGGGAGATCAACAAGTCTTATCAGAAGTTGAATATAACAACCACCTTGTTGCAAGTTATTTCGTCCGTATAATAAAAGAAATAGAGCCTGACATAGTACATTTTTTCCATTTTAGCCGTCTTGGTACTGCTTTAATCGATGTCGTAAAGCAATATGGTATTCCTGCCTTTTATACGCCAACGGATTTTTGGGCTGTTTGTCCAACTAGTCAGTTACTATTAGGAGAAGGAATGGTATGCCAAGGACCAACGCAAAATGGGGGTAATTGTGTTAAACATGTGGCAATGCAAACAGGTTGGAAAAAGATTGCTTCTGTAATTCGTTATATACCGACCTCAGCTATCGACGCAATCGATTCTGTTGCAAAATTGCACTTACCTATCTCATTTCCATTTAAAAAGGAAATTGCTGCGCTGAGCCAGAGAAAGCCATTTAACGTGTCACGACTCAATGCACTTCACGGAATTGTTTCTCCTACTCAGCTAATGACCAAGGTATTAGTAGAAAATGGCGTTAATCAGAAGCTCATTACACAATCTGCCTATGGTATTAATATTGCCAGCTTCAACAGCGAGCCGAGAAGTTATGATGCACAATCAAGGATTACATTTGCCTTTATTGGTACGTTGGCACCTCATAAAGGCTGTCATGTTTTGGTAAATGCTTTTTCTGACCTTAATTCAGAGAATGCAAGACTAAAGATTTATGGTAATACAACTGATTTTCCTGACTATGTTACAGAACTAAATCAGGTTGTGGAAAATAATACTAATATTGAGTTTTGTGGCACGTTCCCAAATTCCCAAATAGCAGAGATTATAAGTGGTATAGATGTTCTTGTCGTGCCATCTGTTTGGTATGAGAACACACCATTGGTGGTATATTCGGCTTTAGCTGGAAAGTGTCCTGTTATCGCTTCGAATTTTCCTGGAATGTCCGAGGTAATAAGCGATGACTGGAATGGATTGTTGTTCAAGCCGGGAGATGTACAGATGCTCAGGGCCTGTATTTCGAAATTACTTAATGCTCCTGATTTATTAATGAAACTAAGCAGGAATTGTGAACGGCCCAAGTCGATTAATGCCTATGTTGACGAATTGCTTCAACTCTACGCTCAAGAGCCGATTATTGGTGAGAATTCTTCTTTTAGATGGCAGAAATTTGAATCCTTAAACACTTCTTCTGCGAATGGATACATCACTGGATGGGCTGTTGCGTCTTCGTCAAATCCAATGTCTATCCGCGTGTATGATGGAGATCGTGAGGTTGGCGTGACAACACAATTCTTGTCGAGACAGGATGTACGTGATGGTTTTCAAAAAACGGGTTTTAATGTTAATACAGACCGTCTTGGTTTTACTATAAACTTTACGTTTCCAGTCAGTCAATCGGCAGTAATTCTGGAAATAAAGGATCATTGCGAGAAGACGCACCGACTTAAAATCGCACGCCTAAACGCAGGTTCATCGATTCAGTATGGAGCGCGTGAATTCATCGGTATTGACCAAGTAAACTTCCTCCAAGATCCAGTGGAGGCATGA
- a CDS encoding glycosyltransferase family 2 protein, with amino-acid sequence MIEDMTDQVFYCSLVIPTKNGGPLFRRVVHALQNQTYWNKTEFVIVDSGSSDDTIEVARKAGAKVVQIDPTTFNHGATRDLGISIASSEFVILMVQDALPNDNYLIETLLKSFEDDEVAGAYARQIPQADADILTKRNLNNWLTGRMEREEKRLESQDWYKGLSPLEKYFFCNFDNVCSAIRKSIWEKENFGLINFGEDIDWAERVLKCGYKIVYEPTAAVIHSHNRSLIYEYKRTYVCHRKLYSQFGLHLVLSLRSIPRSWLYGTLKDAKYILSHDSKFSNKVLTLLKVPMLNLLSAFAQYRAVRDQLNKKYVKVRDV; translated from the coding sequence GTGATAGAAGATATGACTGATCAAGTTTTTTATTGCTCTCTAGTAATACCAACAAAAAACGGAGGACCTTTATTTCGGCGAGTCGTGCACGCACTCCAGAACCAAACCTATTGGAATAAAACGGAATTTGTGATTGTTGATTCTGGGTCATCAGATGATACCATTGAAGTCGCTCGCAAAGCGGGGGCAAAGGTGGTTCAAATTGATCCTACGACTTTTAATCATGGGGCTACCCGAGATCTCGGAATTTCCATAGCTTCTTCCGAATTTGTGATTCTTATGGTACAGGACGCACTCCCAAACGATAATTACTTAATAGAGACGCTGCTGAAATCCTTCGAAGATGACGAAGTAGCAGGTGCATATGCCCGACAAATTCCTCAGGCCGATGCCGACATTTTGACAAAACGTAATCTAAATAATTGGCTTACGGGTCGAATGGAACGGGAGGAAAAGAGATTGGAAAGCCAGGACTGGTATAAGGGTCTCTCACCATTAGAAAAATACTTTTTTTGTAATTTTGATAATGTTTGCTCGGCGATAAGGAAATCAATTTGGGAAAAGGAAAATTTTGGCTTGATTAATTTTGGCGAGGACATTGATTGGGCTGAACGTGTATTAAAATGTGGTTATAAAATTGTTTATGAACCTACTGCGGCGGTTATTCATTCGCATAATAGATCGTTAATATATGAATACAAACGGACATATGTATGTCATCGAAAACTCTATTCACAATTTGGATTACATCTCGTTCTGAGTTTGAGAAGTATCCCTCGTTCATGGCTATACGGTACACTAAAAGATGCAAAATACATTTTAAGTCATGACAGCAAATTCTCAAATAAAGTATTAACCTTATTAAAGGTTCCGATGCTAAATTTACTAAGTGCATTTGCTCAGTATAGGGCCGTTCGTGATCAATTAAATAAGAAATATGTGAAAGTACGTGATGTGTAA
- a CDS encoding sulfotransferase family protein produces MMLKENNKIENKKLIVVLGMHRSGTSAITRGLQVLGVNLGDNLMPPVEGNNAKGFFEDLDLNALNVELLQTLRSDWDYLSPIEDSDVEKLRKNGYFLRGVEILNQKFSNTSTFGFKDPRVAKLLPFWKQVFAYCKFDVGYVLAVRHPLSVVKSLEKRDGFDSEKSYMLWIGHVLASISNTEEHKCVIVDYDLLMQAPERELGRIADCFDLIVNPDEMKNYRSEFLDEGLRHTVYTLNDLILDDACHPLVSEIYTALLDVAIDRRRMNDVVIQNQVALWSNEFKRLKSILCLIDKLTRKITILNQVEIERDGQISSLNQLVVERDAQISSLNQTVVEGNSQIMHQEKELTAYHDQTEEYIKQLNLLQEQRTSELSNIKFLTKQLMGLFYKKIH; encoded by the coding sequence GTGATGTTGAAAGAAAATAATAAAATAGAAAATAAGAAGTTAATTGTAGTTCTGGGAATGCATCGTAGCGGTACGAGTGCAATTACTAGAGGACTTCAGGTCCTTGGAGTGAATCTTGGTGATAACTTGATGCCTCCAGTGGAAGGTAATAATGCTAAAGGATTTTTTGAAGACCTCGACCTCAACGCATTGAATGTTGAGCTACTGCAAACACTCCGAAGCGATTGGGATTATCTTTCCCCTATCGAAGATAGTGATGTAGAGAAGCTACGGAAAAATGGATACTTTCTTCGTGGTGTTGAAATACTTAATCAAAAATTCAGTAATACTTCAACTTTTGGATTTAAAGACCCACGTGTAGCAAAGTTGCTTCCTTTTTGGAAACAAGTTTTTGCTTATTGCAAATTTGACGTGGGATATGTCTTAGCAGTACGTCATCCGCTGAGCGTAGTAAAGTCTCTAGAGAAACGGGATGGATTCGATTCTGAAAAGAGTTATATGCTTTGGATAGGTCATGTTCTCGCGAGTATTTCAAATACAGAGGAACATAAGTGTGTAATTGTTGATTATGACCTTTTGATGCAGGCTCCTGAACGAGAGTTGGGACGAATTGCTGATTGTTTTGATCTAATAGTTAATCCAGATGAAATGAAAAATTACAGGTCAGAATTTCTTGATGAAGGGTTAAGACATACCGTATATACTCTAAATGACTTGATATTAGACGATGCTTGTCACCCTCTAGTTAGCGAAATATATACCGCCCTCCTCGATGTCGCTATAGATAGAAGACGCATGAATGATGTAGTGATACAGAATCAAGTAGCCCTTTGGTCTAATGAATTTAAACGTCTTAAATCAATTTTATGTTTGATTGACAAGCTTACTAGGAAGATTACCATTCTTAATCAGGTGGAGATCGAGCGTGATGGACAGATATCAAGCCTCAACCAGTTAGTGGTCGAGCGTGATGCGCAGATATCAAGCCTTAATCAGACGGTGGTTGAAGGCAATTCGCAGATTATGCACCAAGAAAAAGAACTTACAGCTTATCATGATCAGACAGAAGAATATATTAAACAACTTAATTTATTACAGGAACAACGCACTTCTGAATTGAGCAATATAAAATTTCTAACTAAGCAGTTAATGGGACTATTTTATAAAAAGATTCATTAG
- a CDS encoding ABC transporter ATP-binding protein, with protein MSSNDVAIRINNLSKCYSIYDRPQDRLKQSIMPRLKRLIGRESHNYYHEFWALQDISFEVKKGETVGIIGRNGSGKSTLLQIICGTLTPTSGTVETNGRVAALLELGSGFNPEFTGRENVYLNGAVLGLSKEEIDTRFDDIASFADIGEFIDQPVKMYSSGMYVRLAFAVAINVDPDILIVDEALSVGDELFQRKCFSRIEAIRNNGSTILFVSHSGSTIVELCNSAILLDAGEKLATGSPKQIVGRYQKLLYAPADKQEAIRDQIRRMDGQYMSPRVNIPKILPSVQNKLSEDSQPIKETFDPNLKPSSTIEYESYGAYIESPLILTLAGEQVNNLKRGEIYRYTYSVRFTKSASNVRFGMLIKTISGVELGGGVSASSIKDSLSYVEAGSKYQVEFRFRCALNPGVYFLNAGVPGDINGCETYLHRLIDVAMFRVLPETENVVTGIVDFGCFSEIELQEAQ; from the coding sequence ATGTCCTCTAATGATGTAGCAATCCGAATTAATAATCTTTCAAAATGTTACTCTATTTATGACCGGCCACAGGATCGCCTTAAGCAATCTATTATGCCACGTCTCAAAAGACTTATAGGAAGGGAATCGCATAATTACTATCATGAGTTCTGGGCGCTCCAGGATATTTCATTCGAGGTTAAAAAGGGTGAAACTGTAGGCATTATCGGCCGTAACGGTTCGGGAAAATCAACACTACTGCAAATTATCTGTGGTACTCTTACTCCAACGAGCGGTACGGTGGAGACCAATGGCCGCGTTGCCGCCCTTTTGGAACTCGGCTCTGGCTTTAATCCTGAATTCACTGGGCGCGAAAACGTTTACTTGAATGGTGCAGTACTGGGATTAAGTAAAGAGGAAATTGACACTCGTTTTGATGATATTGCCTCTTTTGCTGATATAGGAGAGTTTATCGATCAGCCTGTAAAGATGTACTCCAGTGGTATGTATGTACGTTTGGCGTTTGCCGTAGCTATCAATGTTGATCCGGATATATTGATTGTAGATGAAGCATTATCTGTAGGAGATGAACTTTTTCAACGTAAGTGTTTTTCTCGTATAGAAGCAATTCGAAATAATGGTTCTACAATTCTTTTCGTTTCTCATTCTGGAAGTACTATTGTTGAGTTATGTAACAGTGCTATCCTATTAGATGCGGGAGAGAAATTAGCTACTGGTTCACCTAAACAAATTGTTGGTAGATATCAAAAGTTGCTTTATGCTCCAGCAGACAAGCAAGAAGCTATTCGTGATCAGATTCGTCGAATGGATGGGCAATACATGAGCCCTCGGGTAAACATCCCTAAGATTCTACCGTCAGTGCAAAATAAGTTATCTGAGGATAGTCAGCCCATTAAAGAGACTTTTGATCCTAACCTTAAACCTAGTAGTACTATAGAATATGAATCTTATGGAGCATATATAGAATCTCCGTTAATATTAACATTGGCTGGAGAACAGGTTAATAACCTTAAACGCGGAGAAATATACCGTTACACATACTCTGTCAGGTTTACAAAAAGTGCAAGTAATGTACGTTTTGGCATGCTTATCAAGACCATCTCTGGTGTTGAATTGGGTGGTGGTGTGTCTGCCAGCTCAATCAAAGACAGTTTATCTTATGTAGAAGCTGGTTCGAAATATCAAGTTGAGTTTCGCTTTCGCTGTGCTCTGAATCCTGGCGTGTATTTTCTAAATGCAGGTGTACCTGGCGATATAAATGGTTGCGAAACATACCTTCATCGCTTGATTGATGTAGCTATGTTTAGGGTATTACCAGAAACAGAGAATGTTGTAACAGGTATAGTAGATTTTGGTTGCTTTTCTGAGATTGAGCTTCAGGAGGCGCAATAG